In Sphingobacterium sp. SYP-B4668, the sequence GAGCTGGACTAAGTGATGCCAAACGTCCAATTGGATCATTCATCTTCTTAGGCACGACAGGAGTAGGTAAGACTGAATTGGCGAAAGCCTTAGCAGAGTTTCTCTTTGATGACGAACAAGCTATGATTCGTATCGACATGTCGGAGTATCAAGAGAGACATGCCGTATCTAGACTTATTGGAGCGCCTCCAGGATATGTAGGCTATGATGAAGGTGGACAATTGACAGAGGCTGTGAGACGTCGTCCATACTCGGTAGTACTATTGGATGAAATTGAGAAAGCACACCCGGATGTATTTAACATCTTGCTTCAGGTATTAGATGACGGGCATCTAACTGATAACAAGGGCCGGGTGGTAAACTTCAAGAACACCATCATCATCATGACATCCAATACTGGTTCGCATATTATACAAGAGAACTTTTCAAGTCTTAATGATGAAAATAGGGAGGAAGTTATTGCGAGAACAAGAAGTGAGGTTTTTGATCTTCTTCAAAAGTCAATCCGACCGGAGTTTCTCAACAGGATAGACGAAGTGATTATGTTTACGCCATTAAGCCGAGAAGAGATTGGAGACATCGTACGTCTACAATTCAATAAGGTAAGGCATCAACTAGCGGAACAAAATATCTTTATATCGGCGACAGACGAAGCCCTGGATTGGTTGGCTCAGTTGGGATACGATCCAACATATGGAGCTAGGCCTTTGAAGCGTGTGATTCAAAAACGGATTCTCAATGAACTATCCAAAGAAATACTGTCTGGCAGGGTAGCTCGTGATACCGTGATACAATTAGATGTATTTGACGGTCAATTTGTCTTCCTAAACAAGGATAATTTAGAGCAAGGCAAATAACCGTACACAATAAAGCCCTTCTTAGTTCATAGGAAGGGCTTTATCACGTCTATTGATGACAAGTGCTACATAAGCAAATTCAACATTCGTCGTTCATCAATTTTGAAAATTTAAGATAGCCAATGTGTAGCGAGTCCGCATCCTGTTGTACAGTTGGACGGATGTTCAATTGGTATTTTGATTTAAAATCATCGGATAACAAATCTTCCACATCGTAGACATCATCAACATCTAAGCCGTATTTATCATCGATGTGGGAAGAGATATGGTGCTTCCAAAACACAGTTTTTTTGGCTTGTGCTATCGCTTCTGCTATTTCCTCTGCTACGACCAATTGTTTATAATGAAATTCGTCAAATTGGTCAGGCTTATACCCGCCTAAATTCACAAAGAACAATTTCCACCGTCTTTTCTCAGGCGATACTGTATATGAACTGACACTGATTTCATAACCATCTACGTAGTTTACTTCCCGCCAAACATCAACATGCATCTTTCCATTGGCTTCCTTCCAAAAATTTTCCATAGCCGGTACGAGTTCGGGCAATGTCGCGGCAATACCAAAGTAAATATCATGCTGCTCCACCTGTCTACCTACAGGCTTACAGCCTAAGAGAATCATAAATAATTTCATCGTCTTCATCGTTAATACTGATTAAGAATATTTTTGAAAATCTTTTTTCAACAGCTTTCTATGTAATAATAGCTAAAAAAGATTAAAATCTATCTATATGGAAACCTAACGAAAAAGCTGCTGCCTTCTCCAAGCCTACTGTTGAACCATATTTCTCCATTCTGCTCAACAGTATATTGTTTACATAGATAAAGACCTAATCCTACTCCTTTTTCATTTGAAGTACCATAGGTAGGACCAATATCTAACGAAAATAGTTGACTATACTTTTCTTCTCCCATGCCTTGTCCATTATCTTTTACTTCAATCAATGCGCC encodes:
- a CDS encoding DUF1543 domain-containing protein, translating into MKLFMILLGCKPVGRQVEQHDIYFGIAATLPELVPAMENFWKEANGKMHVDVWREVNYVDGYEISVSSYTVSPEKRRWKLFFVNLGGYKPDQFDEFHYKQLVVAEEIAEAIAQAKKTVFWKHHISSHIDDKYGLDVDDVYDVEDLLSDDFKSKYQLNIRPTVQQDADSLHIGYLKFSKLMNDEC